In the Mya arenaria isolate MELC-2E11 chromosome 11, ASM2691426v1 genome, one interval contains:
- the LOC128207800 gene encoding protein angel homolog 2-like, with product MMVPRSVQRSKKPVPLSTKYSEKDGCEKREVSSDIKVTEPESCHKETVSNLCSISGTCKLNVTPVAESSGEKIDISLENNESDASRSDAVINNDYGETIQSSGNAGTNNVTQIENQLNLYKAIQSQSNVPFVNVGPLSHSNHVPVYQRSPSRPQKMASSKPTPETVYSGLSWQPNGSKRKRNNSAPYDDYHGRRWEYTEIGHYYLQRPAHQRGFEFTIMSYNVLAQNLLQDNRRMYNYCRQQFLEWEFRRERLLEELRFLLPDVICLQEVHGDHYVNFFTPELHKLGYQGQYIKRTGDKQEGCATFYRTQKFTLLEVVHLPYQRTRQEVLNRENVALIVKLKPLGNCVPQDRTLVVANTHLLFNPKRGDIKLAQLILLLAEVDKCAHFVNSKGKNDYQALVVCGDFNSTPHSEIYKFLQMGFLEYQNLRIKDMSGQEEGMMKPGNQRLASDFFPREMGISDNCQYCDVVQRRNANTQNVETLQSTPVQSSGFLQHGLRLHSAYDHWTKRWGYFYPEITTHHGNAVCTVDYIFYGIQSALVRFARGEVQTSSVKESHLFLLAKYGLLTERELNNMGSLPNRNFGSDHLALMSEFLLT from the exons atgatggTTCCACGCTCTGTTCAAAGAAGTAAGAAGCCAGTCCCATTGTCTACCAAATATTCAGAGAAAGACGGCTGTGAAAAAAGAGAAGTTTCATCAGATATAAAAGTGACTGAGCCAGAGTCATGTCATAAGGAAACTGTTTCAAATCTGTGTTCAATCTCGGgtacatgtaaattaaatgtGACTCCGGTTGCTGAAAGTTCTGGAGAAAAAATAGACATCAgtcttgaaaacaatgaaagtgATGCCAGCAGAAGTGATGCTGTAATTAACAATGATTATGGTGAAACGATTCAGTCAAGTGGTAATGCAGGTACCAATAATGTTACTCAAATTGAAAACCAACTAAATCTCTATAAAGCAATACAAAGTCAAAGTAATGTTCCATTTGTAAATGTAGGTCCTCTTTCACATAGTAATCACGTGCCAGTATATCAGAGATCCCCCAGTAGACCACAGAAGATGGCAAGCAGTAAACCAACACCGGAGACCGTTTACTCTGGCCTGTCATGGCAACCGAATGGCTcaaaaaggaaaagaaataaTTCAGCACCATATG ATGATTACCACGGACGTAGATGGGAGTACACAGAGATAGGTCACTATTACTTGCAGAGGCCGGCTCATCAAAGAGGCTTTGAGTTTACCATAATGAGTTACAACGTTCTTGCGCAAAACCTCCTCCAGGATAACCGGCGTATGTACAACTACTGCAGACAACAATTTCTCGAGTGGGAATTCCGTCGAGAGCGTTTATTGGAGGAGTTACGCTTCCTACTGCCAGAT GTTATTTGTCTGCAAGAAGTACATGGAGATCACTACGTAAATTTCTTCACTCCGGAGTTACACAAACTTG GTTACCAAGGACAGTACATAAAGCGTACTGGGGACAAGCAAGAAGGCTGTGCCACGTTCTATAGGACCCAAAAATTCACACTTCTTGAAGTCGTTCATCTGCCATATCAACGGACCAGACAAGAGGTTCTCAACAGGGAGAATGTGGCCTTAATTGTGAAGCTGAAACCTCTGGGAAACTGTGTACCTCAGGACCGAACACTCGTAGTTGCTAACACACATCTCCTGTTTAATCCAAAACGTGGGGATATAAAACTTGCTCAATTAATTCTGCTTCTTGCTGAAGTTGACAAGTGTGCGCATTTTGTTAATAGTAAAGGCAAGAATGATTATCAGGCCTTGGTTGTGTGTGGAGACTTCAATTCCACACCTCATAGTGAAATATACAAGTTTCTGCAGATGGGATTCCTTGAATACCAGAATCTGCGGATTAAAGATATGTCAGGACAGGAGGAAGGTATGATGAAACCTGGAAATCAAAGACTTGCTTCAGATTTCTTCCCAAGGGAAATGGGAATCTCAGACAACTGCCAGTATTGTGATGTAGTCCAGAGGCGAAATGCGAATACACAAAATGTAGAAACATTACAGAGCACTCCGGTGCAAAGTTCAGGATTCTTACAACATGGTCTCAGGTTGCACTCAGCTTACGATCATTGGACCAAAAGATGGGGATACTTTTACCCAGAAATCACGACCCATCATGGAAATGCAGTGTGCACTGTTGACTACATTTTCTATGGTATCCAATCAGCGTTAGTGAGATTTGCTCGAGGTGAGGTGCAGACCAGTAGCGTCAAGGAAAGCCATCTGTTTTTGCTGGCCAAATACGGCCTACTCACTGAAAGGGAATTGAACAATATGGGAAGTCTTCCAAACAGGAACTTTGGTTCAGACCATTTGGCACTTATGTCAGAGTTTCTTCTTACGTGA